A single genomic interval of Carassius carassius chromosome 24, fCarCar2.1, whole genome shotgun sequence harbors:
- the LOC132103172 gene encoding small ribosomal subunit protein uS4-like: MPVARSWVCSKTYVTPRRPFEKSRLDQELKLIGEYGLRNKREVWRVKFTLAKIRKAARELLTLDEKDPKRLFEGNALLRRLVRIGVLDEGKMKLDYILGLKVEDFLERRLQTQVFKLGLAKSIHHARVLIRQRHIRVRKQVVNIPSFVVRLDSQKHIDFSLRSPYGGGRPGRVKRKNAKKAQGGGGGGDDEEED; encoded by the exons ATGCCGGTTGCCAGGAGCTGGGTTTGTAGTAAGACATACGTCACCCCAAGACGTCCCTTCGAGAAGTCACGTCTCGACCAGGAGTTGAAACTCATTG GCGAGTATGGCCTCAGAAATAAGAGAGAAGTCTGGCGGGTGAAATTCACTCTGGCCAAAATCCGCAAGGCTGCCAGAGAGCTTCTCACTCTGGATGAGAAGGATCCGAAGCGTCTCTTTGAGG GTAACGCTTTGCTCAGGCGTCTGGTGCGCATTGGTGTGCTGGATGAGGGCAAGATGAAGCTTGATTACATTCTGGGCTTGAAAGTGGAGGACTTCTTGGAGAGGAGGCTGCAGACTCAGGTCTTCAAGCTTGGCCTGGCCAAAAGCATCCATCATGCTCGTGTGCTCATCCGTCAGAGGCACATCCG GGTACGTAAGCAGGTTGTGAACATCCCCTCCTTTGTGGTGAGGCTGGACAGCCAGAAGCACATCGACTTCTCTCTCCGCTCTCCGTATGGTGGTGGCCGCCCTGGCCGAGTAAAGAGAAAGAATGCCAAGAAGGCCCAGGGTGGTGGTGGAGGCGgtgatgatgaagaggaggatTAA
- the LOC132103173 gene encoding polyhomeotic-like protein 1 isoform X3, protein MEAGEDQTNSSSANSSAASGGNSRPPQIAQMSLYERQAVQALQALQRQPNAAQYFQQLMLQQQINSAQLHNLAAVQQATLAASRQSSSPSNSVSQASSAQGTVNLSTTSGGGTITNPRPVGPATSATSTALSQSVLLGGNSGGQGQMYLRVNRSLRAPLTPQLIFMPGGTATAAVATVAQQQQSQQQQETVPTSSSNQPDNDQVQNLAMRCVSTPRVATVKTEFADRKETSGSFPLNQQTQQQFGQSAQQIQPQTQPLANTKLQNCSNATNPSVPGLNVKGANQSAVNPQQAGGSSNPSSSSPTPSLPLSQLLLSQSGLCQARGVPAATATVTHILVPTSNVPTSSQGYPMGTVATKSNLTAQTLVVQPLQQTGANLSTEKLAHGTGHVPIQPKTAQGHRLPVQMPPRHPPPILPAPPNNGQAMGGHHPPHVPVQLVGARQSALGNSQALAVAQARTCCAQQDATAVMPVNNVVTMVTAVETGGAGMCLKTAQSALPMSPMQTNQSPALSQGNPASVTHSMDGQNNSGDSVFIQYGPAQTKTGIAPLKRKSESDLPHEMSAEAVNASPSMQDSAPPLSPAPSLDTVPEMAFSSPPTLSLSLPLPRGGGQGDRAPVPQAVVKPQVLTHLIEGFVIQEGAEPFPVTGPVKELPVAVPPILHPENIRSDKLKCEYCLRFAPANQFRRSKRFCSKTCAKRGLEGVERPPGAPAVQDVIARRRGPRRSSSEIACAKITGRHLPVKCRSESSRSEDISSCEGEEEEDFLSLSPGSSFSCPRPTHYGPQLDDTAPSGLPVDENHFLSGNPSHWSVEEVCQFISSLQGCEDLASQFLSQEIDGQALMLLKEEHLMSTMNIKLGPALKICASINSLKD, encoded by the exons ATGGAGGCTGGAGAAGACCAGACCAACTCCAGCTCAGCCAATAGCAGCGCAGCATCAGGGGGCAACTCCCGCCCCCCTCAGATAGCTCAGATGTCTCTTTATGAAAGGCAAGCTGTGCAG GCACTACAAGCATTACAGAGACAGCCCAATGCAGCTCAGTACTTCCAGCAACTGATGCTGCAGCAGCAGATCAACAGCGCTCAACTCCATAACCTGGCTGCTGTGCAACAG GCAACTCTTGCAGCCAGTCGTCAGTCCAGCTCTCCCAGTAACAGTGTCTCTCAAGCTAGTTCAGCGCAAGGCACA gtaaacttAAGTACCACCTCTGGTGGAGGGACCATAACAAACCCTCGTCCAGTGGGACCTGCCACCTCTGCTACATCAACAGCCCTTAGTCAGTCAGTTTTGTTGGGTGGAAACTCAGGTGGACAGGGTCAGATGTACCTGAGA GTAAACCGCTCTCTCAGGGCACCTCTCACCCCTCAGCTCATTTTCATGCCTGGTGGCACGGCGACAGCTGCTGTTGCAACGGTTGCCCAACAGCAGCAATCCCAGCAGCAACAGGAAACCGTTCCCACATCCTCAAGTAACCAGCCAGACAATGATCAG GTGCAGAACTTGGCTATGCGTTGCGTTTCCACTCCAAGGGTGGCTACTGTGAAGACCGAGTTTGCAGACAGGAAGGAAACAAGTG GCTCATTCCCGCTTAATCAGCAAACTCAGCAGCAGTTTGGACAGTCAGCCCAGCAGATCCAACCACAGACTCAACCGCTCGCCAACACCAAACTGCAAAACTGCTCCAATGCCACCAATCCCAGCGTTCCTGGCCTCAACGTGAAGGGTGCTAACCAATCCGCTGTCAACCCACAGCAAGCAGGAGGTTCCTCCAATCCTTCGTCCTCCTCGCCCACCCCCTCGCTCCCTCTCTCCCAGCTCCTCCTTTCTCAATCTGGCTTGTGCCAAGCTCGAGGAGTACCAGCTGCTACGGCCACTGTAACCCACATCCTGGTGCCCACCTCCAATGTTCCTACCTCTTCTCAAGGCTATCCGATGGGCACTGTGGCAACCAAATCTAACTTGACTGCCCAGACGTTAGTTGTGCAGCCACTCCAGCAGACTGGGGCAAATCTGAGCACTGAAAAACTGGCTCATGGAACGGGACATGTGCCCATTCAACCGAAAACTGCTCAGGGGCATCGGCTGCCAGTGCAGATGCCCCCTCGCCACCCACCTCCCATTCTCCCAGCACCACCCAACAATGGCCAGGCCATGGGAGGCCATCACCCTCCCCACGTCCCAGTTCAGCTGGTTGGAGCAAGGCAGAGCGCGCTAGGAAACTCCCAGGCTTTAGCAGTGGCCCAGGCTCGGACCTGTTGTGCCCAGCAGGACGCCACGGCTGTCATGCCTGTCAATAATGTTGTTACTATGGTGACTGCTGTGGAAACTGGCGGAGCCGGCATGTGCCTTAAAACAGCCCAAAGTGCCCTGCCAATGTCTCCGATGCAAACCAATCAGAGCCCAGCGTTGAGTCAGGGTAATCCCGCTTCGGTCACACACTCGATGGATGGACAGAATAACTCTGGAGATTCTGTTTTCATTCAGTATGGACCAGCTCAG ACGAAGACTGGGATTGCTCCGttaaaaagaaaatctgaatCCGATTTACCCCATGAGATGTCAGCCGAGGCCGTTAATGCAAGTCCGTCAATGCAAGACTCTGCTCCTCCTCTCTCACCAGCTCCCTCACTAGATACAG TCCCAGAGATGGCGTTCTCCTCTCCTCctaccctctctctttctctccctctcccccgtgGAGGAGGACAGGGTGATCGAGCACCTGTCCCACAGGCTGTGGTCAAACCTCAGGTTCTCACTCACCTCATTGAAGGCTTTGTTATCCAGGAGGGAGCCGAACCTTTCCCT GTGACTGGGCCAGTGAAAGAACTTCCTGTGGCTGTTCCACCCATCCTACATCCAGAGAACATCCGCTCTGATA AGTTAAAGTGCGAATACTGTCTAAGATTTGCACCAGCCAACCAGTTCAGACGATCCAAGCGCTTCTGTTCCAAAACCTGTGCCAAGAG GGGTCTTGAGGGTGTAGAACGGCCACCAGGGGCCCCTGCTGTGCAGGATGTTATTGCTAGACGCAGAGGTCCTCGCAGAAGCAGCTCTGAGATCGCCTGTGCTAAAATAACAGGCAGGCATCTTCCCGTAAAG TGTCGTTCAGAATCTAGTCGTTCTGAGGACATCTCCAGCTGTGAGGGTGAGGAAGAGGAAGACTTCCTGTCACTCTCTCCCGGCTCGTCCTTCTCATGCCCAAGACCAACCCACTATGGCCCTCAGTTGGATGACACAGCACCAAGTGGCCTCCCAGTGGATGAGAACCACTTCCTATCTGGCAACCCGTCTCACTGGAGTGTGGAGGAAGTGTGTCAGTTCATTTCTTCTCTTCAAG GTTGTGAGGACCTGGCATCCCAGTTCTTGTCACAGGAGATTGATGGGCAGGCACTGATGCTACTTAAGGAAGAGCATCTTATGTCCACCATGAACATCAAACTCGGTCCTGCCCTCAAAATCTGTGCTTCTATCAACAGCCTGAAGGATTGA
- the LOC132103173 gene encoding polyhomeotic-like protein 1 isoform X1: MEAGEDQTNSSSANSSAASGGNSRPPQIAQMSLYERQAVQALQALQRQPNAAQYFQQLMLQQQINSAQLHNLAAVQQATLAASRQSSSPSNSVSQASSAQGTVNLSTTSGGGTITNPRPVGPATSATSTALSQSVLLGGNSGGQGQMYLRVNRSLRAPLTPQLIFMPGGTATAAVATVAQQQQSQQQQETVPTSSSNQPDNDQVQNLAMRCVSTPRVATVKTEFADRKETSGSFPLNQQTQQQFGQSAQQIQPQTQPLANTKLQNCSNATNPSVPGLNVKGANQSAVNPQQAGGSSNPSSSSPTPSLPLSQLLLSQSGLCQARGVPAATATVTHILVPTSNVPTSSQGYPMGTVATKSNLTAQTLVVQPLQQTGANLSTEKLAHGTGHVPIQPKTAQGHRLPVQMPPRHPPPILPAPPNNGQAMGGHHPPHVPVQLVGARQSALGNSQALAVAQARTCCAQQDATAVMPVNNVVTMVTAVETGGAGMCLKTAQSALPMSPMQTNQSPALSQGNPASVTHSMDGQNNSGDSVFIQYGPAQTKTGIAPLKRKSESDLPHEMSAEAVNASPSMQDSAPPLSPAPSLDTVPEMAFSSPPTLSLSLPLPRGGGQGDRAPVPQAVVKPQVLTHLIEGFVIQEGAEPFPVTGPVKELPVAVPPILHPENIRSDKLKCEYCLRFAPANQFRRSKRFCSKTCAKRYNVSCSNHYRVSRGLEGVERPPGAPAVQDVIARRRGPRRSSSEIACAKITGRHLPVKCRSESSRSEDISSCEGEEEEDFLSLSPGSSFSCPRPTHYGPQLDDTAPSGLPVDENHFLSGNPSHWSVEEVCQFISSLQGCEDLASQFLSQEIDGQALMLLKEEHLMSTMNIKLGPALKICASINSLKD; this comes from the exons ATGGAGGCTGGAGAAGACCAGACCAACTCCAGCTCAGCCAATAGCAGCGCAGCATCAGGGGGCAACTCCCGCCCCCCTCAGATAGCTCAGATGTCTCTTTATGAAAGGCAAGCTGTGCAG GCACTACAAGCATTACAGAGACAGCCCAATGCAGCTCAGTACTTCCAGCAACTGATGCTGCAGCAGCAGATCAACAGCGCTCAACTCCATAACCTGGCTGCTGTGCAACAG GCAACTCTTGCAGCCAGTCGTCAGTCCAGCTCTCCCAGTAACAGTGTCTCTCAAGCTAGTTCAGCGCAAGGCACA gtaaacttAAGTACCACCTCTGGTGGAGGGACCATAACAAACCCTCGTCCAGTGGGACCTGCCACCTCTGCTACATCAACAGCCCTTAGTCAGTCAGTTTTGTTGGGTGGAAACTCAGGTGGACAGGGTCAGATGTACCTGAGA GTAAACCGCTCTCTCAGGGCACCTCTCACCCCTCAGCTCATTTTCATGCCTGGTGGCACGGCGACAGCTGCTGTTGCAACGGTTGCCCAACAGCAGCAATCCCAGCAGCAACAGGAAACCGTTCCCACATCCTCAAGTAACCAGCCAGACAATGATCAG GTGCAGAACTTGGCTATGCGTTGCGTTTCCACTCCAAGGGTGGCTACTGTGAAGACCGAGTTTGCAGACAGGAAGGAAACAAGTG GCTCATTCCCGCTTAATCAGCAAACTCAGCAGCAGTTTGGACAGTCAGCCCAGCAGATCCAACCACAGACTCAACCGCTCGCCAACACCAAACTGCAAAACTGCTCCAATGCCACCAATCCCAGCGTTCCTGGCCTCAACGTGAAGGGTGCTAACCAATCCGCTGTCAACCCACAGCAAGCAGGAGGTTCCTCCAATCCTTCGTCCTCCTCGCCCACCCCCTCGCTCCCTCTCTCCCAGCTCCTCCTTTCTCAATCTGGCTTGTGCCAAGCTCGAGGAGTACCAGCTGCTACGGCCACTGTAACCCACATCCTGGTGCCCACCTCCAATGTTCCTACCTCTTCTCAAGGCTATCCGATGGGCACTGTGGCAACCAAATCTAACTTGACTGCCCAGACGTTAGTTGTGCAGCCACTCCAGCAGACTGGGGCAAATCTGAGCACTGAAAAACTGGCTCATGGAACGGGACATGTGCCCATTCAACCGAAAACTGCTCAGGGGCATCGGCTGCCAGTGCAGATGCCCCCTCGCCACCCACCTCCCATTCTCCCAGCACCACCCAACAATGGCCAGGCCATGGGAGGCCATCACCCTCCCCACGTCCCAGTTCAGCTGGTTGGAGCAAGGCAGAGCGCGCTAGGAAACTCCCAGGCTTTAGCAGTGGCCCAGGCTCGGACCTGTTGTGCCCAGCAGGACGCCACGGCTGTCATGCCTGTCAATAATGTTGTTACTATGGTGACTGCTGTGGAAACTGGCGGAGCCGGCATGTGCCTTAAAACAGCCCAAAGTGCCCTGCCAATGTCTCCGATGCAAACCAATCAGAGCCCAGCGTTGAGTCAGGGTAATCCCGCTTCGGTCACACACTCGATGGATGGACAGAATAACTCTGGAGATTCTGTTTTCATTCAGTATGGACCAGCTCAG ACGAAGACTGGGATTGCTCCGttaaaaagaaaatctgaatCCGATTTACCCCATGAGATGTCAGCCGAGGCCGTTAATGCAAGTCCGTCAATGCAAGACTCTGCTCCTCCTCTCTCACCAGCTCCCTCACTAGATACAG TCCCAGAGATGGCGTTCTCCTCTCCTCctaccctctctctttctctccctctcccccgtgGAGGAGGACAGGGTGATCGAGCACCTGTCCCACAGGCTGTGGTCAAACCTCAGGTTCTCACTCACCTCATTGAAGGCTTTGTTATCCAGGAGGGAGCCGAACCTTTCCCT GTGACTGGGCCAGTGAAAGAACTTCCTGTGGCTGTTCCACCCATCCTACATCCAGAGAACATCCGCTCTGATA AGTTAAAGTGCGAATACTGTCTAAGATTTGCACCAGCCAACCAGTTCAGACGATCCAAGCGCTTCTGTTCCAAAACCTGTGCCAAGAG GTACAATGTCAGCTGCAGTAACCACTACCGTGTTAGTAGGGGTCTTGAGGGTGTAGAACGGCCACCAGGGGCCCCTGCTGTGCAGGATGTTATTGCTAGACGCAGAGGTCCTCGCAGAAGCAGCTCTGAGATCGCCTGTGCTAAAATAACAGGCAGGCATCTTCCCGTAAAG TGTCGTTCAGAATCTAGTCGTTCTGAGGACATCTCCAGCTGTGAGGGTGAGGAAGAGGAAGACTTCCTGTCACTCTCTCCCGGCTCGTCCTTCTCATGCCCAAGACCAACCCACTATGGCCCTCAGTTGGATGACACAGCACCAAGTGGCCTCCCAGTGGATGAGAACCACTTCCTATCTGGCAACCCGTCTCACTGGAGTGTGGAGGAAGTGTGTCAGTTCATTTCTTCTCTTCAAG GTTGTGAGGACCTGGCATCCCAGTTCTTGTCACAGGAGATTGATGGGCAGGCACTGATGCTACTTAAGGAAGAGCATCTTATGTCCACCATGAACATCAAACTCGGTCCTGCCCTCAAAATCTGTGCTTCTATCAACAGCCTGAAGGATTGA
- the LOC132103173 gene encoding polyhomeotic-like protein 1 isoform X2 gives MEAGEDQTNSSSANSSAASGGNSRPPQIAQMSLYERQAVQALQALQRQPNAAQYFQQLMLQQQINSAQLHNLAAVQQATLAASRQSSSPSNSVSQASSAQGTVNLSTTSGGGTITNPRPVGPATSATSTALSQSVLLGGNSGGQGQMYLRVNRSLRAPLTPQLIFMPGGTATAAVATVAQQQQSQQQQETVPTSSSNQPDNDQNLAMRCVSTPRVATVKTEFADRKETSGSFPLNQQTQQQFGQSAQQIQPQTQPLANTKLQNCSNATNPSVPGLNVKGANQSAVNPQQAGGSSNPSSSSPTPSLPLSQLLLSQSGLCQARGVPAATATVTHILVPTSNVPTSSQGYPMGTVATKSNLTAQTLVVQPLQQTGANLSTEKLAHGTGHVPIQPKTAQGHRLPVQMPPRHPPPILPAPPNNGQAMGGHHPPHVPVQLVGARQSALGNSQALAVAQARTCCAQQDATAVMPVNNVVTMVTAVETGGAGMCLKTAQSALPMSPMQTNQSPALSQGNPASVTHSMDGQNNSGDSVFIQYGPAQTKTGIAPLKRKSESDLPHEMSAEAVNASPSMQDSAPPLSPAPSLDTVPEMAFSSPPTLSLSLPLPRGGGQGDRAPVPQAVVKPQVLTHLIEGFVIQEGAEPFPVTGPVKELPVAVPPILHPENIRSDKLKCEYCLRFAPANQFRRSKRFCSKTCAKRYNVSCSNHYRVSRGLEGVERPPGAPAVQDVIARRRGPRRSSSEIACAKITGRHLPVKCRSESSRSEDISSCEGEEEEDFLSLSPGSSFSCPRPTHYGPQLDDTAPSGLPVDENHFLSGNPSHWSVEEVCQFISSLQGCEDLASQFLSQEIDGQALMLLKEEHLMSTMNIKLGPALKICASINSLKD, from the exons ATGGAGGCTGGAGAAGACCAGACCAACTCCAGCTCAGCCAATAGCAGCGCAGCATCAGGGGGCAACTCCCGCCCCCCTCAGATAGCTCAGATGTCTCTTTATGAAAGGCAAGCTGTGCAG GCACTACAAGCATTACAGAGACAGCCCAATGCAGCTCAGTACTTCCAGCAACTGATGCTGCAGCAGCAGATCAACAGCGCTCAACTCCATAACCTGGCTGCTGTGCAACAG GCAACTCTTGCAGCCAGTCGTCAGTCCAGCTCTCCCAGTAACAGTGTCTCTCAAGCTAGTTCAGCGCAAGGCACA gtaaacttAAGTACCACCTCTGGTGGAGGGACCATAACAAACCCTCGTCCAGTGGGACCTGCCACCTCTGCTACATCAACAGCCCTTAGTCAGTCAGTTTTGTTGGGTGGAAACTCAGGTGGACAGGGTCAGATGTACCTGAGA GTAAACCGCTCTCTCAGGGCACCTCTCACCCCTCAGCTCATTTTCATGCCTGGTGGCACGGCGACAGCTGCTGTTGCAACGGTTGCCCAACAGCAGCAATCCCAGCAGCAACAGGAAACCGTTCCCACATCCTCAAGTAACCAGCCAGACAATGATCAG AACTTGGCTATGCGTTGCGTTTCCACTCCAAGGGTGGCTACTGTGAAGACCGAGTTTGCAGACAGGAAGGAAACAAGTG GCTCATTCCCGCTTAATCAGCAAACTCAGCAGCAGTTTGGACAGTCAGCCCAGCAGATCCAACCACAGACTCAACCGCTCGCCAACACCAAACTGCAAAACTGCTCCAATGCCACCAATCCCAGCGTTCCTGGCCTCAACGTGAAGGGTGCTAACCAATCCGCTGTCAACCCACAGCAAGCAGGAGGTTCCTCCAATCCTTCGTCCTCCTCGCCCACCCCCTCGCTCCCTCTCTCCCAGCTCCTCCTTTCTCAATCTGGCTTGTGCCAAGCTCGAGGAGTACCAGCTGCTACGGCCACTGTAACCCACATCCTGGTGCCCACCTCCAATGTTCCTACCTCTTCTCAAGGCTATCCGATGGGCACTGTGGCAACCAAATCTAACTTGACTGCCCAGACGTTAGTTGTGCAGCCACTCCAGCAGACTGGGGCAAATCTGAGCACTGAAAAACTGGCTCATGGAACGGGACATGTGCCCATTCAACCGAAAACTGCTCAGGGGCATCGGCTGCCAGTGCAGATGCCCCCTCGCCACCCACCTCCCATTCTCCCAGCACCACCCAACAATGGCCAGGCCATGGGAGGCCATCACCCTCCCCACGTCCCAGTTCAGCTGGTTGGAGCAAGGCAGAGCGCGCTAGGAAACTCCCAGGCTTTAGCAGTGGCCCAGGCTCGGACCTGTTGTGCCCAGCAGGACGCCACGGCTGTCATGCCTGTCAATAATGTTGTTACTATGGTGACTGCTGTGGAAACTGGCGGAGCCGGCATGTGCCTTAAAACAGCCCAAAGTGCCCTGCCAATGTCTCCGATGCAAACCAATCAGAGCCCAGCGTTGAGTCAGGGTAATCCCGCTTCGGTCACACACTCGATGGATGGACAGAATAACTCTGGAGATTCTGTTTTCATTCAGTATGGACCAGCTCAG ACGAAGACTGGGATTGCTCCGttaaaaagaaaatctgaatCCGATTTACCCCATGAGATGTCAGCCGAGGCCGTTAATGCAAGTCCGTCAATGCAAGACTCTGCTCCTCCTCTCTCACCAGCTCCCTCACTAGATACAG TCCCAGAGATGGCGTTCTCCTCTCCTCctaccctctctctttctctccctctcccccgtgGAGGAGGACAGGGTGATCGAGCACCTGTCCCACAGGCTGTGGTCAAACCTCAGGTTCTCACTCACCTCATTGAAGGCTTTGTTATCCAGGAGGGAGCCGAACCTTTCCCT GTGACTGGGCCAGTGAAAGAACTTCCTGTGGCTGTTCCACCCATCCTACATCCAGAGAACATCCGCTCTGATA AGTTAAAGTGCGAATACTGTCTAAGATTTGCACCAGCCAACCAGTTCAGACGATCCAAGCGCTTCTGTTCCAAAACCTGTGCCAAGAG GTACAATGTCAGCTGCAGTAACCACTACCGTGTTAGTAGGGGTCTTGAGGGTGTAGAACGGCCACCAGGGGCCCCTGCTGTGCAGGATGTTATTGCTAGACGCAGAGGTCCTCGCAGAAGCAGCTCTGAGATCGCCTGTGCTAAAATAACAGGCAGGCATCTTCCCGTAAAG TGTCGTTCAGAATCTAGTCGTTCTGAGGACATCTCCAGCTGTGAGGGTGAGGAAGAGGAAGACTTCCTGTCACTCTCTCCCGGCTCGTCCTTCTCATGCCCAAGACCAACCCACTATGGCCCTCAGTTGGATGACACAGCACCAAGTGGCCTCCCAGTGGATGAGAACCACTTCCTATCTGGCAACCCGTCTCACTGGAGTGTGGAGGAAGTGTGTCAGTTCATTTCTTCTCTTCAAG GTTGTGAGGACCTGGCATCCCAGTTCTTGTCACAGGAGATTGATGGGCAGGCACTGATGCTACTTAAGGAAGAGCATCTTATGTCCACCATGAACATCAAACTCGGTCCTGCCCTCAAAATCTGTGCTTCTATCAACAGCCTGAAGGATTGA
- the LOC132103173 gene encoding polyhomeotic-like protein 1 isoform X4: MLQQQINSAQLHNLAAVQQATLAASRQSSSPSNSVSQASSAQGTVNLSTTSGGGTITNPRPVGPATSATSTALSQSVLLGGNSGGQGQMYLRVNRSLRAPLTPQLIFMPGGTATAAVATVAQQQQSQQQQETVPTSSSNQPDNDQVQNLAMRCVSTPRVATVKTEFADRKETSGSFPLNQQTQQQFGQSAQQIQPQTQPLANTKLQNCSNATNPSVPGLNVKGANQSAVNPQQAGGSSNPSSSSPTPSLPLSQLLLSQSGLCQARGVPAATATVTHILVPTSNVPTSSQGYPMGTVATKSNLTAQTLVVQPLQQTGANLSTEKLAHGTGHVPIQPKTAQGHRLPVQMPPRHPPPILPAPPNNGQAMGGHHPPHVPVQLVGARQSALGNSQALAVAQARTCCAQQDATAVMPVNNVVTMVTAVETGGAGMCLKTAQSALPMSPMQTNQSPALSQGNPASVTHSMDGQNNSGDSVFIQYGPAQTKTGIAPLKRKSESDLPHEMSAEAVNASPSMQDSAPPLSPAPSLDTVPEMAFSSPPTLSLSLPLPRGGGQGDRAPVPQAVVKPQVLTHLIEGFVIQEGAEPFPVTGPVKELPVAVPPILHPENIRSDKLKCEYCLRFAPANQFRRSKRFCSKTCAKRYNVSCSNHYRVSRGLEGVERPPGAPAVQDVIARRRGPRRSSSEIACAKITGRHLPVKCRSESSRSEDISSCEGEEEEDFLSLSPGSSFSCPRPTHYGPQLDDTAPSGLPVDENHFLSGNPSHWSVEEVCQFISSLQGCEDLASQFLSQEIDGQALMLLKEEHLMSTMNIKLGPALKICASINSLKD; encoded by the exons ATGCTGCAGCAGCAGATCAACAGCGCTCAACTCCATAACCTGGCTGCTGTGCAACAG GCAACTCTTGCAGCCAGTCGTCAGTCCAGCTCTCCCAGTAACAGTGTCTCTCAAGCTAGTTCAGCGCAAGGCACA gtaaacttAAGTACCACCTCTGGTGGAGGGACCATAACAAACCCTCGTCCAGTGGGACCTGCCACCTCTGCTACATCAACAGCCCTTAGTCAGTCAGTTTTGTTGGGTGGAAACTCAGGTGGACAGGGTCAGATGTACCTGAGA GTAAACCGCTCTCTCAGGGCACCTCTCACCCCTCAGCTCATTTTCATGCCTGGTGGCACGGCGACAGCTGCTGTTGCAACGGTTGCCCAACAGCAGCAATCCCAGCAGCAACAGGAAACCGTTCCCACATCCTCAAGTAACCAGCCAGACAATGATCAG GTGCAGAACTTGGCTATGCGTTGCGTTTCCACTCCAAGGGTGGCTACTGTGAAGACCGAGTTTGCAGACAGGAAGGAAACAAGTG GCTCATTCCCGCTTAATCAGCAAACTCAGCAGCAGTTTGGACAGTCAGCCCAGCAGATCCAACCACAGACTCAACCGCTCGCCAACACCAAACTGCAAAACTGCTCCAATGCCACCAATCCCAGCGTTCCTGGCCTCAACGTGAAGGGTGCTAACCAATCCGCTGTCAACCCACAGCAAGCAGGAGGTTCCTCCAATCCTTCGTCCTCCTCGCCCACCCCCTCGCTCCCTCTCTCCCAGCTCCTCCTTTCTCAATCTGGCTTGTGCCAAGCTCGAGGAGTACCAGCTGCTACGGCCACTGTAACCCACATCCTGGTGCCCACCTCCAATGTTCCTACCTCTTCTCAAGGCTATCCGATGGGCACTGTGGCAACCAAATCTAACTTGACTGCCCAGACGTTAGTTGTGCAGCCACTCCAGCAGACTGGGGCAAATCTGAGCACTGAAAAACTGGCTCATGGAACGGGACATGTGCCCATTCAACCGAAAACTGCTCAGGGGCATCGGCTGCCAGTGCAGATGCCCCCTCGCCACCCACCTCCCATTCTCCCAGCACCACCCAACAATGGCCAGGCCATGGGAGGCCATCACCCTCCCCACGTCCCAGTTCAGCTGGTTGGAGCAAGGCAGAGCGCGCTAGGAAACTCCCAGGCTTTAGCAGTGGCCCAGGCTCGGACCTGTTGTGCCCAGCAGGACGCCACGGCTGTCATGCCTGTCAATAATGTTGTTACTATGGTGACTGCTGTGGAAACTGGCGGAGCCGGCATGTGCCTTAAAACAGCCCAAAGTGCCCTGCCAATGTCTCCGATGCAAACCAATCAGAGCCCAGCGTTGAGTCAGGGTAATCCCGCTTCGGTCACACACTCGATGGATGGACAGAATAACTCTGGAGATTCTGTTTTCATTCAGTATGGACCAGCTCAG ACGAAGACTGGGATTGCTCCGttaaaaagaaaatctgaatCCGATTTACCCCATGAGATGTCAGCCGAGGCCGTTAATGCAAGTCCGTCAATGCAAGACTCTGCTCCTCCTCTCTCACCAGCTCCCTCACTAGATACAG TCCCAGAGATGGCGTTCTCCTCTCCTCctaccctctctctttctctccctctcccccgtgGAGGAGGACAGGGTGATCGAGCACCTGTCCCACAGGCTGTGGTCAAACCTCAGGTTCTCACTCACCTCATTGAAGGCTTTGTTATCCAGGAGGGAGCCGAACCTTTCCCT GTGACTGGGCCAGTGAAAGAACTTCCTGTGGCTGTTCCACCCATCCTACATCCAGAGAACATCCGCTCTGATA AGTTAAAGTGCGAATACTGTCTAAGATTTGCACCAGCCAACCAGTTCAGACGATCCAAGCGCTTCTGTTCCAAAACCTGTGCCAAGAG GTACAATGTCAGCTGCAGTAACCACTACCGTGTTAGTAGGGGTCTTGAGGGTGTAGAACGGCCACCAGGGGCCCCTGCTGTGCAGGATGTTATTGCTAGACGCAGAGGTCCTCGCAGAAGCAGCTCTGAGATCGCCTGTGCTAAAATAACAGGCAGGCATCTTCCCGTAAAG TGTCGTTCAGAATCTAGTCGTTCTGAGGACATCTCCAGCTGTGAGGGTGAGGAAGAGGAAGACTTCCTGTCACTCTCTCCCGGCTCGTCCTTCTCATGCCCAAGACCAACCCACTATGGCCCTCAGTTGGATGACACAGCACCAAGTGGCCTCCCAGTGGATGAGAACCACTTCCTATCTGGCAACCCGTCTCACTGGAGTGTGGAGGAAGTGTGTCAGTTCATTTCTTCTCTTCAAG GTTGTGAGGACCTGGCATCCCAGTTCTTGTCACAGGAGATTGATGGGCAGGCACTGATGCTACTTAAGGAAGAGCATCTTATGTCCACCATGAACATCAAACTCGGTCCTGCCCTCAAAATCTGTGCTTCTATCAACAGCCTGAAGGATTGA